Below is a window of Alphaproteobacteria bacterium DNA.
CGATGCTTGCGGCAAAACCTGCCGAGGGAAATCTGCCGCGTCAGATCAGCAGGTCGATACCTTTGATCTGAGTGATATCGCCGTCGAGGCCGCCGGTGCCCGCTTGCATCAGCTGCACGGCCACGTTCGTCGATCCGTCGCCGTTCTCCGCCGCGTCGGCGGCGGCCAGGAAACGCTGGATGTAGCGGTCGACGTATTTCTCGTCCTTGGCTTTCGACACGTCGAATTGCCGGCCGAAGACCTGGGCTTGCGTCTCCACGCTTTGCACCGCCGTCTCCAGCGGAATGTTGCCGACCTTGGTGACGACGGCGCGCAATGTGTTGTCGCCGAGCACGGAGTAGATGTCGCTGATCGAACCGATATTGTTTTTGAAATACTGCGCCTGGCGCAACGCGGTGTTCCGATTACCGAGATCGATCTCGTAGCTCGCCTTTTCGTAGCGCGCCTCGGTGCCGCTGATGAAGGAATCGCTTTGGATGCTGGAAAGGCCGCCGGCTTTGAAATTCAGCGCCTGCGCCAACTGCTGGAAGCGCGAATCCGACATGCGGTTGGCCAGCGAATTGGTGTCGGTCAAATCGGATTCGGCGACCTTGCGCAGCTTGCCGGTATTGCCGATTTCCGATTCCAACCCGTAGGCGGTCAGGATGTAGTTCAGCAGCTTGTAATTTTTCGGCTCGAACAGCTCGTCCGTGCTTTTCAGTTTCGCGACCGACGATTCGAAATTCGCGTTGGCCGCGTCGATCGTCTTCTGGTTCTGCTTCACATAGCGCGCGATACGTTCGTCCTGCGACGTCTTGGACATCTGATACCAGGACGTCAGCGCCGAACCGCTCGATGAAATGGAATAGGTCATGAAATACGCCCTTCTGGCCGGAACGATGTTCGATTGAAATTTACGCCCGCGCGCGGCCGCCCGAACGTGACGAAACGTAAACGCGAAAGCGCAATCGAATCGGACGGTTACGCTTCGTTACCCCGTGCGGCTTGGCACGCGGCGCGTTTGGTCGCCACATTCCGGCGATGATGACCCCCTCCGAACGCCACGTTTTGCTGGTCGACGACGATCCCGAAATTCGCCGCCTGACCGAGCAACTCCTTCTCGAAGCCGGCCTAAAAGTGACGTCTCTCGCCGGTTCCGCCGGTGCCGTGCGCCACGCCGCGTCCGGCCGCTTCGATCTCGTGCTGCTCGACGTGATGATGCCGGGCGAAGACGGCTTCTCCGTCTGCCGTAAGATCCGCGCGGTCTCGCGCATTCCGATCGTGATGCTGACCGCGCGCGCGGAAGAAACGGACCGCGTCGTGGGATTGGAGATCGGCGCCGACGACTACATCGTCAAACCGTTCTCGCCGCGCGAACTGGTCGCGCGCGTGCGCGCACGCCTGCGCCGCACGGGCGACGGCGAATTGGCGCAAGCCAAACCCAAGCACGACCGCCTGGGCTTCGACGGCTGGGTCGTCGATTTGGTGCGCCGCGAGTTGCGCGCACCCGATGCGTCGCTCGTTTCGTTGACGGCGGCGGAATTCGATCTGCTGGTGGCGCTGGCCGAGCGTGCGCGCCGCGTCGTTTCGCGCGACGAATTGTCGGAAATCCTGCACGGCCGCACGCCCCACCCGCTCGACCGATCGATCGACGTCGCGGTGAGCCGCCTGCGCCGCAAGATCGAGCATTCGCCCGACGAGCCGCGCTATGTGCGCACGGTGCGCAACGGCGGCTACGTCTTCGCGGTGGAGGTCGAGAACGGCGCCGCGCATCCAGCGGAACCGTCGGCTTGATCGGCCGCCTGATTCCGCGCGGCATCGTCCCGCAAACCGTGTTGTTCGCGGTCGGCTTGCTGGCCGTGGTCCAGGTCGGCTCGATTGCGATTTTCGAAGCCATGCGGCCGACGAATTTCACGCTGTTCGAAACCGGATGGCTGGAGGAGCATCTGCCCGAACTCGCCGCCGGTGCGCTGGCGCAGCCGCCCGGCGAACGCTTGGGCTGGCTGCGCGCGCGGCCGGAAGCGCAATGGCTCAACGCCGCGCGCGACGATGCGGCGCCGATCGACACCCAATCCGCGAGTTGCGCCGCGTTGCGCGATCTCGAAGCGCGGCTGGCGCGCGAGACCGGCACGCGAGCCATCCTCGATATCGGCCGGCCGCGCGGTCCCGGACGGCCGGGACCGGGACCGCTGCGCGTGCTGCGGGCCGGCGCGCTCGAACCCGACACGGCGCCGCCGGACGATTGCCGTCCCACGCCGTATTTCAGCCTGGTGTTGCGCGAACCCGAAGGCACGT
It encodes the following:
- a CDS encoding DUF1217 domain-containing protein; translated protein: MTYSISSSGSALTSWYQMSKTSQDERIARYVKQNQKTIDAANANFESSVAKLKSTDELFEPKNYKLLNYILTAYGLESEIGNTGKLRKVAESDLTDTNSLANRMSDSRFQQLAQALNFKAGGLSSIQSDSFISGTEARYEKASYEIDLGNRNTALRQAQYFKNNIGSISDIYSVLGDNTLRAVVTKVGNIPLETAVQSVETQAQVFGRQFDVSKAKDEKYVDRYIQRFLAAADAAENGDGSTNVAVQLMQAGTGGLDGDITQIKGIDLLI
- a CDS encoding response regulator transcription factor; the encoded protein is MTPSERHVLLVDDDPEIRRLTEQLLLEAGLKVTSLAGSAGAVRHAASGRFDLVLLDVMMPGEDGFSVCRKIRAVSRIPIVMLTARAEETDRVVGLEIGADDYIVKPFSPRELVARVRARLRRTGDGELAQAKPKHDRLGFDGWVVDLVRRELRAPDASLVSLTAAEFDLLVALAERARRVVSRDELSEILHGRTPHPLDRSIDVAVSRLRRKIEHSPDEPRYVRTVRNGGYVFAVEVENGAAHPAEPSA